The following coding sequences lie in one Paramormyrops kingsleyae isolate MSU_618 chromosome 15, PKINGS_0.4, whole genome shotgun sequence genomic window:
- the dnm3a gene encoding dynamin 3a isoform X1: MGNRGMEDLIPLVNRLQDAFSAIGQSCNLDLPQIAVVGGQSAGKSSVLENFVGRDFLPRGSGIVTRRPLVLQLISSNAEYAEFLHCKGKKFTDFDEVRLEIEAETDRLTGANKGISPVPINLRVCSPHVLNLTLIDLPGITKVPVGDQPADIEYQIRDMIMQFICRENCLILAVTPANTDLANSDALKLAKDVDPQGLRTIGVMTKLDLMDEGTDARDVLENKLLPLRRGYIGVVNRSQKDIEGKKDIKAALAAERKFFLSHPAYRHIADSMGTPHLQRALNQQLTNHIRDTLPAFRSKLQTQLLALDKEAEEYRHFRPDDPSRKTKALLQMVQQFSVDFEKRIEGSGDQVDTVELSGGAKINRIFHERFPFELVKMEFDEKDLRREISYAIKNIHGIRTGLFTPDLAFEAIVKKQIVKLKGPCLKCVDMVIQELVSTVRQCTVKLGSFPRLREETERIVTTHIRDRESRAKDQVLLLIEVQLSYINTNHEDFIGFANAQQRSTTMSQKSSAGNQGAAPPPPSQIVIRKGWLTINNISIIKGGAKEYWFVLTAESLSWFKDDEEKEKKYMLPLDNLKVRDVEKGFMSSKHIFAIFNIEQRNVYKDYRFLELACDTQDDVDSWKASLLRAGVYPEKVSADGENSGPSDSFSMDPQLERQVETIRNLVDSYMAIVNKCIRDLMPKTIMHLMIINVKEFINAELLAQLYSTGDQNALMDESPEQAQRRDEVLRTHHALTEALAIIGDISTSTISTPLPPPVDSSWLQAGSGRRSPPLSPTASKRFPSGPRAPARGPAPTAPPVPSRPGPPGPFNNSSDAFQPPQVPNRPNRAPPSIPRRHPPAVPSRPEH, from the exons ATGGGTAACCGCGGGATGGAGGACCTGATTCCGCTGGTGAACCGGCTGCAAGACGCCTTCAGCGCCATCGGCCAGAGCTGCAATCTAGACCTGCCCCAGATCGCGGTGGTCGGCGGGCAGAGCGCAGGGAAGAGCTCCGTGCTAGAGAATTTCGTCGGCAG GGACTTCCTGCCCAGAGGCTCTGGGATCGTCACTCGCCGGCCACTGGTCCTGCAACTCATCAGCTCCAATGCAG AATATGCCGAGTTCCTCCATTGCAAAGGGAAGAAATTCACTGACTTCGACGAGGTTCGCTTGGAGATCGAGGCAGAGACGGATCGCCTCACAGGGGCTAATAAGGGCATTTCTCCTGTGCCCATCAACTTGCGCGTCTGCTCCCCGCACG TGCTCAACCTGACGCTCATCGACCTGCCCGGCATCACCAAGGTGCCTGTGGGGGACCAGCCAGCCGACATCGAATACCAGATCCGAGACATGATCATGCAGTTCATCTGCAGGGAGAACTGCCTCATCCTGGCCGTCACCCCCGCCAACACGGACCTGGCCAACTCCGACGCGCTCAAGCTGGCCAAAGACGTGGACCCTCAGG GACTGCGCACCATCGGAGTCATGACCAAATTGGACCTGATGGATGAGGGAACTGATGCCCGGGATGTTCTGGAGAACAAGCTGCTGCCCCTACGCAGAG GGTACATCGGCGTAGTGAACCGCAGCCAGAAGGACATAGAGGGCAAGAAGGACATCAAGGCTGCCCTCGCCGCAGAGAGGAAGTTCTTCCTGTCGCACCCTGCCTACCGGCACATAGCCGACAGCATGGGCACACCGCACCTGCAAAGGGCGCTCAACCAG CAACTGACGAACCACATACGGGACACCCTGCCTGCCTTCCGCAGCAAGCTACAGACGCAGCTGCTGGCTCTGGACAAAGAGGCCGAGGAGTACCGCCATTTCCGGCCAGACGACCCCTCCCGCAAGACCAAGGCTCTGCTGCA GATGGTCCAGCAGTTCTCCGTGGACTTCGAGAAGAGGATCGAGGGCTCCGGCGACCAGGTGGACACGGTGGAGCTGTCCGGAGGAGCCAAGATCAACCGCATCTTTCACGAGCGCTTCCCCTTCGAGCTGGTCAAG ATGGAGTTTGACGAGAAGGACTTACGTCGGGAAATTAGTTACGCCATTAAGAACATCCATGGGATCAG GACGGGGCTCTTCACGCCGGACCTGGCCTTCGAGGCCATCGTGAAGAAGCAGATCGTGAAGCTGAAGGGGCCGTGCCTCAAGTGTGTCGACATGGTCATCCAGGAGCTTGTCAGCACGGTGCGGCAGTGCACCGTCAAG CTGGGGTCCTTTCCGAGGCTCCGGGAAGAGACTGAGAGAATCGTGACCACACACATCCGGGACCGAGAGAGCCGGGCCAAAGACCAG GTCTTGCTGCTTATTGAGGTCCAGCTTTCATACATCAACACAAACCATGAGGATTTCATTGGATTTGCAAA TGCTCAGCAGAGAAGCACCACAATGAGTCAGAAGAGCTCTGCGGGGAACCAG GGTGCAGCTCCGCCACCTCCCAGCCAAATT GTAATCCGGAAGGGCTGGCTGACCATCAACAACATCAGCATCATCAAAGGTGGGGCCAAGGAATACTGGTTTGTGCTGACAGCGGAGAGCCTGTCGTGGTTTAAGGATGACGAG gagaaggagaagaagtACATGCTGCCTCTGGACAACCTGAAGGTGCGCGACGTGGAGAAAGGATTCATGTCCAGCAAGCACATCTTCGCCATCTTTAACATTGAGCAGAG GAATGTCTATAAAGACTACCGCTTTCTGGAGCTAGCCTGTGACACCCAGGACGATGTGGACAGCTGGAAGGCCTCTCTGCTCCGTGCTGGGGTGTACCCCGAAAAAGTCTCA GCGGACGGCGAGAACTCCGGCCCTTCGGACTCCTTCTCCATGGACCCACAGCTGGAGCGGCAGGTGGAGACCATCCGGAATCTGGTGGACTCCTATATGGCCATCGTCAACAAGTGCATCCGAGACCTTATGCCCAAGACCATCATGCATCTCATGATCATCAAC GTAAAGGAGTTCATCAATGCCGAGCTGCTCGCCCAGCTCTACTCCACGGGGGACCAGAACGCTCTCATGGATGAGTCGCCGGAGCAGGCCCAGCGCCGGGACGAGGTCCTGCGCACACACCACGCCCTCACGGAGGCGCTGGCCATCATCGGTGACATCTCCACCTCCACCATCTCCAcacctctgccgccccctgttGACAGTTCGTGGCTACAGGCTGGCTCAGGTCGCAG GTCTCCTCCCCTCAGCCCAACCGCTTCCAAGAGGTTCCCCTCTGGCCCCCGGGCCCCTGCTCGCGGCCCTGCCCCTACAGCGCCCCCCGTACCCTCTCGTCCGGGCCCCCCTGGCCCCTTCAATAACAGCTCAGATGCTTTCCAGCCCCCGCAGGTGCCCAATCGCCCCAACCGAGCCCCTCCCAGTATTCCCAG GAGACACCCACCAGCTGTGCCCTCCAGGCCTGAGcactga
- the tmed5 gene encoding transmembrane emp24 domain-containing protein 5 isoform X1, with protein MGAFAVLAALFVSVSVAEVGAAFSQSLDSDFTFTLPAGRKECFFQTMRKDASLEIEYQVLDGAGLDVDFSLSSPSGHVLARDHRKSDGVHTVETDDGDYMFCFDNTFSTVSEKIIFFELILDNMEDVEGDQDWKEYVHGTDLLDMKLEDIMVTEDTINSVKARLGKSLQIQTVLRAFEARDRNLQESNYERVNTWSCVNLLVMVLVSGLQVYLLRSLFDDKRKNRT; from the exons ATGGGCGCCTTTGCGGTGCTGGCGGCTTTATTCGTGTCGGTGTCCGTCGCCGAGGTGGGGGCGGCCTTCTCACAGTCCTTGGACAGCGACTTCACCTTCACCCTGCCCGCCGGCCGCAAGGAGTGCTTCTTCCAGACCATGAGGAAGGACGCCTCCCTGGAGATCGAGTACCAG GTGCTTGACGGGGCAGGCCTCGACGTGGACTTCTCCCTTTCTTCGCCCAGTGGACACGTGCTGGCCAGGGACCACAGGAAGTCGGACGGCGTTCACAC GGTGGAGACGGACGACGGGGACTACATGTTCTGTTTTGACAACACCTTCAGCACTGTCTCTGAGAAGATCATCTTCTTCGAGCTAATCCTGGACAACATGGAGGACGTGGAAGGCGACCAGGACTGGAAGGAATACGTCCACGGGACGGACCTGCTGGACATGAAGCTGGAGGACATCATGGTAACTGAG GACACCATCAACAGCGTCAAAGCGCGGCTGGGGAAGAGCCTGCAGATCCAGACGGTGCTGCGTGCGTTCGAGGCTCGCGACCGTAACCTGCAGGAGAGCAACTACGAGCGTGTCAACACCTGGTCCTGCGTCAACCTGCTGGTCATGGTGCTGGTGTCCGGCCTGCAGGTGTACCTGCTGCGCAGCCTCTTCGACGACAAGCGCAAGAATCGCACGTAG
- the pigc gene encoding phosphatidylinositol N-acetylglucosaminyltransferase subunit C — protein MGADGAPWRKVLYERQSFPDNYVDSRFLEELRRNVGVRRYRYWAVVREAGLVAQQLSCVAVVLTLWSYMDQGQLTPATLLLGSVLCALLGYGLYRALGRGHSGERTRCADLQSATIFMAFTFGFSPVLKTLTESVSTDTVYAMAALMLLAHLVSFPYAQPSPPGSLSLNAALFASVCLASRLPGALYVFAMMTCAILVFALWPCLLHRLRDVAPCTFPWAAALVSLGGVAGLASLSPGGALLLTLTLLALTLLCPLLLLWLQRHKDNIHGPWDEAEIHEDLSRILRGKD, from the coding sequence ATGGGCGCGGACGGCGCCCCCTGGCGGAAGGTGCTGTATGAGCGCCAATCCTTCCCGGATAACTACGTGGACAGTCGCTTCCTGGAGGAATTGCGGCGCAATGTGGGTGTGCGGAGATACCGCTACTGGGCCGTGGTGCGGGAGGCAGGCCTGGTGGCTCAGCAGCTGTCCTGTGTGGCTGTGGTTCTCACGTTGTGGTCCTACATGGATCAGGGGCAGCTGACCCCAGCCACACTGCTGCTGGGCAGCGTGCTGTGTGCCCTGTTAGGCTACGGGTTGTACCGTGCCCTGGGCAGGGGCCACAGCGGGGAGCGGACGCGCTGCGCCGACCTTCAGAGCGCCACCATCTTCATGGCCTTTACCTTTGGCTTCTCGCCGGTGCTGAAGACGCTGACAGAGTCGGTGAGCACGGATACTGTGTACGCCATGGCGGCGCTCATGCTTCTAGCTCACCTGGTGTCCTTCCCCTACGCCCAGCCCAGCCCGCCAGGCAGCTTGTCGCTCAACGCGGCCCTCTTTGCGTCTGTGTGCCTGGCCTCCCGCCTGCCAGGCGCGCTGTACGTCTTCGCCATGATGACGTGCGCCATACTGGTGTTTGCTCTCTGGCCCTGTCTGCTGCACCGCCTGCGTGACGTGGCCCCGTGCACCTTCCCCTGGGCGGCGGCGCTGGTGTCACTGGGGGGTGTGGCCGGCCTGGCCAGTCTGTCCCCGGGGGGCGCTCTGCTTCTGACCCTGACGCTGCTGGCTCTGACTctgctctgccccctgctgctgctgtggctGCAGAGGCACAAGGACAACATCCACGGGCCCTGGGACGAGGCGGAGATCCACGAGGACCTGTCTCGCATCCTGCGGGGGAAGGACTGA
- the tmed5 gene encoding transmembrane emp24 domain-containing protein 5 isoform X2 codes for MGAFAVLAALFVSVSVAEVGAAFSQSLDSDFTFTLPAGRKECFFQTMRKDASLEIEYQVLDGAGLDVDFSLSSPSGHVLARDHRKSDGVHTVETDDGDYMFCFDNTFSTVSEKIIFFELILDNMEDVEGDQDWKEYVHGTDLLDMKLEDIMDTINSVKARLGKSLQIQTVLRAFEARDRNLQESNYERVNTWSCVNLLVMVLVSGLQVYLLRSLFDDKRKNRT; via the exons ATGGGCGCCTTTGCGGTGCTGGCGGCTTTATTCGTGTCGGTGTCCGTCGCCGAGGTGGGGGCGGCCTTCTCACAGTCCTTGGACAGCGACTTCACCTTCACCCTGCCCGCCGGCCGCAAGGAGTGCTTCTTCCAGACCATGAGGAAGGACGCCTCCCTGGAGATCGAGTACCAG GTGCTTGACGGGGCAGGCCTCGACGTGGACTTCTCCCTTTCTTCGCCCAGTGGACACGTGCTGGCCAGGGACCACAGGAAGTCGGACGGCGTTCACAC GGTGGAGACGGACGACGGGGACTACATGTTCTGTTTTGACAACACCTTCAGCACTGTCTCTGAGAAGATCATCTTCTTCGAGCTAATCCTGGACAACATGGAGGACGTGGAAGGCGACCAGGACTGGAAGGAATACGTCCACGGGACGGACCTGCTGGACATGAAGCTGGAGGACATCATG GACACCATCAACAGCGTCAAAGCGCGGCTGGGGAAGAGCCTGCAGATCCAGACGGTGCTGCGTGCGTTCGAGGCTCGCGACCGTAACCTGCAGGAGAGCAACTACGAGCGTGTCAACACCTGGTCCTGCGTCAACCTGCTGGTCATGGTGCTGGTGTCCGGCCTGCAGGTGTACCTGCTGCGCAGCCTCTTCGACGACAAGCGCAAGAATCGCACGTAG
- the dnm3a gene encoding dynamin 3a isoform X2, whose protein sequence is MGNRGMEDLIPLVNRLQDAFSAIGQSCNLDLPQIAVVGGQSAGKSSVLENFVGRDFLPRGSGIVTRRPLVLQLISSNAEYAEFLHCKGKKFTDFDEVRLEIEAETDRLTGANKGISPVPINLRVCSPHVLNLTLIDLPGITKVPVGDQPADIEYQIRDMIMQFICRENCLILAVTPANTDLANSDALKLAKDVDPQGLRTIGVMTKLDLMDEGTDARDVLENKLLPLRRGYIGVVNRSQKDIEGKKDIKAALAAERKFFLSHPAYRHIADSMGTPHLQRALNQQLTNHIRDTLPAFRSKLQTQLLALDKEAEEYRHFRPDDPSRKTKALLQMVQQFSVDFEKRIEGSGDQVDTVELSGGAKINRIFHERFPFELVKMEFDEKDLRREISYAIKNIHGIRTGLFTPDLAFEAIVKKQIVKLKGPCLKCVDMVIQELVSTVRQCTVKLGSFPRLREETERIVTTHIRDRESRAKDQVLLLIEVQLSYINTNHEDFIGFANAQQRSTTMSQKSSAGNQVIRKGWLTINNISIIKGGAKEYWFVLTAESLSWFKDDEEKEKKYMLPLDNLKVRDVEKGFMSSKHIFAIFNIEQRNVYKDYRFLELACDTQDDVDSWKASLLRAGVYPEKVSADGENSGPSDSFSMDPQLERQVETIRNLVDSYMAIVNKCIRDLMPKTIMHLMIINVKEFINAELLAQLYSTGDQNALMDESPEQAQRRDEVLRTHHALTEALAIIGDISTSTISTPLPPPVDSSWLQAGSGRRSPPLSPTASKRFPSGPRAPARGPAPTAPPVPSRPGPPGPFNNSSDAFQPPQVPNRPNRAPPSIPRRHPPAVPSRPEH, encoded by the exons ATGGGTAACCGCGGGATGGAGGACCTGATTCCGCTGGTGAACCGGCTGCAAGACGCCTTCAGCGCCATCGGCCAGAGCTGCAATCTAGACCTGCCCCAGATCGCGGTGGTCGGCGGGCAGAGCGCAGGGAAGAGCTCCGTGCTAGAGAATTTCGTCGGCAG GGACTTCCTGCCCAGAGGCTCTGGGATCGTCACTCGCCGGCCACTGGTCCTGCAACTCATCAGCTCCAATGCAG AATATGCCGAGTTCCTCCATTGCAAAGGGAAGAAATTCACTGACTTCGACGAGGTTCGCTTGGAGATCGAGGCAGAGACGGATCGCCTCACAGGGGCTAATAAGGGCATTTCTCCTGTGCCCATCAACTTGCGCGTCTGCTCCCCGCACG TGCTCAACCTGACGCTCATCGACCTGCCCGGCATCACCAAGGTGCCTGTGGGGGACCAGCCAGCCGACATCGAATACCAGATCCGAGACATGATCATGCAGTTCATCTGCAGGGAGAACTGCCTCATCCTGGCCGTCACCCCCGCCAACACGGACCTGGCCAACTCCGACGCGCTCAAGCTGGCCAAAGACGTGGACCCTCAGG GACTGCGCACCATCGGAGTCATGACCAAATTGGACCTGATGGATGAGGGAACTGATGCCCGGGATGTTCTGGAGAACAAGCTGCTGCCCCTACGCAGAG GGTACATCGGCGTAGTGAACCGCAGCCAGAAGGACATAGAGGGCAAGAAGGACATCAAGGCTGCCCTCGCCGCAGAGAGGAAGTTCTTCCTGTCGCACCCTGCCTACCGGCACATAGCCGACAGCATGGGCACACCGCACCTGCAAAGGGCGCTCAACCAG CAACTGACGAACCACATACGGGACACCCTGCCTGCCTTCCGCAGCAAGCTACAGACGCAGCTGCTGGCTCTGGACAAAGAGGCCGAGGAGTACCGCCATTTCCGGCCAGACGACCCCTCCCGCAAGACCAAGGCTCTGCTGCA GATGGTCCAGCAGTTCTCCGTGGACTTCGAGAAGAGGATCGAGGGCTCCGGCGACCAGGTGGACACGGTGGAGCTGTCCGGAGGAGCCAAGATCAACCGCATCTTTCACGAGCGCTTCCCCTTCGAGCTGGTCAAG ATGGAGTTTGACGAGAAGGACTTACGTCGGGAAATTAGTTACGCCATTAAGAACATCCATGGGATCAG GACGGGGCTCTTCACGCCGGACCTGGCCTTCGAGGCCATCGTGAAGAAGCAGATCGTGAAGCTGAAGGGGCCGTGCCTCAAGTGTGTCGACATGGTCATCCAGGAGCTTGTCAGCACGGTGCGGCAGTGCACCGTCAAG CTGGGGTCCTTTCCGAGGCTCCGGGAAGAGACTGAGAGAATCGTGACCACACACATCCGGGACCGAGAGAGCCGGGCCAAAGACCAG GTCTTGCTGCTTATTGAGGTCCAGCTTTCATACATCAACACAAACCATGAGGATTTCATTGGATTTGCAAA TGCTCAGCAGAGAAGCACCACAATGAGTCAGAAGAGCTCTGCGGGGAACCAG GTAATCCGGAAGGGCTGGCTGACCATCAACAACATCAGCATCATCAAAGGTGGGGCCAAGGAATACTGGTTTGTGCTGACAGCGGAGAGCCTGTCGTGGTTTAAGGATGACGAG gagaaggagaagaagtACATGCTGCCTCTGGACAACCTGAAGGTGCGCGACGTGGAGAAAGGATTCATGTCCAGCAAGCACATCTTCGCCATCTTTAACATTGAGCAGAG GAATGTCTATAAAGACTACCGCTTTCTGGAGCTAGCCTGTGACACCCAGGACGATGTGGACAGCTGGAAGGCCTCTCTGCTCCGTGCTGGGGTGTACCCCGAAAAAGTCTCA GCGGACGGCGAGAACTCCGGCCCTTCGGACTCCTTCTCCATGGACCCACAGCTGGAGCGGCAGGTGGAGACCATCCGGAATCTGGTGGACTCCTATATGGCCATCGTCAACAAGTGCATCCGAGACCTTATGCCCAAGACCATCATGCATCTCATGATCATCAAC GTAAAGGAGTTCATCAATGCCGAGCTGCTCGCCCAGCTCTACTCCACGGGGGACCAGAACGCTCTCATGGATGAGTCGCCGGAGCAGGCCCAGCGCCGGGACGAGGTCCTGCGCACACACCACGCCCTCACGGAGGCGCTGGCCATCATCGGTGACATCTCCACCTCCACCATCTCCAcacctctgccgccccctgttGACAGTTCGTGGCTACAGGCTGGCTCAGGTCGCAG GTCTCCTCCCCTCAGCCCAACCGCTTCCAAGAGGTTCCCCTCTGGCCCCCGGGCCCCTGCTCGCGGCCCTGCCCCTACAGCGCCCCCCGTACCCTCTCGTCCGGGCCCCCCTGGCCCCTTCAATAACAGCTCAGATGCTTTCCAGCCCCCGCAGGTGCCCAATCGCCCCAACCGAGCCCCTCCCAGTATTCCCAG GAGACACCCACCAGCTGTGCCCTCCAGGCCTGAGcactga
- the dnm3a gene encoding dynamin 3a isoform X3, with translation MGNRGMEDLIPLVNRLQDAFSAIGQSCNLDLPQIAVVGGQSAGKSSVLENFVGRDFLPRGSGIVTRRPLVLQLISSNAEYAEFLHCKGKKFTDFDEVRLEIEAETDRLTGANKGISPVPINLRVCSPHVLNLTLIDLPGITKVPVGDQPADIEYQIRDMIMQFICRENCLILAVTPANTDLANSDALKLAKDVDPQGLRTIGVMTKLDLMDEGTDARDVLENKLLPLRRGYIGVVNRSQKDIEGKKDIKAALAAERKFFLSHPAYRHIADSMGTPHLQRALNQQLTNHIRDTLPAFRSKLQTQLLALDKEAEEYRHFRPDDPSRKTKALLQMVQQFSVDFEKRIEGSGDQVDTVELSGGAKINRIFHERFPFELVKMEFDEKDLRREISYAIKNIHGIRTGLFTPDLAFEAIVKKQIVKLKGPCLKCVDMVIQELVSTVRQCTVKLGSFPRLREETERIVTTHIRDRESRAKDQVLLLIEVQLSYINTNHEDFIGFANAQQRSTTMSQKSSAGNQGAAPPPPSQIVIRKGWLTINNISIIKGGAKEYWFVLTAESLSWFKDDEEKEKKYMLPLDNLKVRDVEKGFMSSKHIFAIFNIEQRNVYKDYRFLELACDTQDDVDSWKASLLRAGVYPEKVSADGENSGPSDSFSMDPQLERQVETIRNLVDSYMAIVNKCIRDLMPKTIMHLMIINVKEFINAELLAQLYSTGDQNALMDESPEQAQRRDEVLRTHHALTEALAIIGDISTSTISTPLPPPVDSSWLQAGSGRRSPPLSPTASKRFPSGPRAPARGPAPTAPPVPSRPGPPGPFNNSSDAFQPPQVPNRPNRAPPSIPS, from the exons ATGGGTAACCGCGGGATGGAGGACCTGATTCCGCTGGTGAACCGGCTGCAAGACGCCTTCAGCGCCATCGGCCAGAGCTGCAATCTAGACCTGCCCCAGATCGCGGTGGTCGGCGGGCAGAGCGCAGGGAAGAGCTCCGTGCTAGAGAATTTCGTCGGCAG GGACTTCCTGCCCAGAGGCTCTGGGATCGTCACTCGCCGGCCACTGGTCCTGCAACTCATCAGCTCCAATGCAG AATATGCCGAGTTCCTCCATTGCAAAGGGAAGAAATTCACTGACTTCGACGAGGTTCGCTTGGAGATCGAGGCAGAGACGGATCGCCTCACAGGGGCTAATAAGGGCATTTCTCCTGTGCCCATCAACTTGCGCGTCTGCTCCCCGCACG TGCTCAACCTGACGCTCATCGACCTGCCCGGCATCACCAAGGTGCCTGTGGGGGACCAGCCAGCCGACATCGAATACCAGATCCGAGACATGATCATGCAGTTCATCTGCAGGGAGAACTGCCTCATCCTGGCCGTCACCCCCGCCAACACGGACCTGGCCAACTCCGACGCGCTCAAGCTGGCCAAAGACGTGGACCCTCAGG GACTGCGCACCATCGGAGTCATGACCAAATTGGACCTGATGGATGAGGGAACTGATGCCCGGGATGTTCTGGAGAACAAGCTGCTGCCCCTACGCAGAG GGTACATCGGCGTAGTGAACCGCAGCCAGAAGGACATAGAGGGCAAGAAGGACATCAAGGCTGCCCTCGCCGCAGAGAGGAAGTTCTTCCTGTCGCACCCTGCCTACCGGCACATAGCCGACAGCATGGGCACACCGCACCTGCAAAGGGCGCTCAACCAG CAACTGACGAACCACATACGGGACACCCTGCCTGCCTTCCGCAGCAAGCTACAGACGCAGCTGCTGGCTCTGGACAAAGAGGCCGAGGAGTACCGCCATTTCCGGCCAGACGACCCCTCCCGCAAGACCAAGGCTCTGCTGCA GATGGTCCAGCAGTTCTCCGTGGACTTCGAGAAGAGGATCGAGGGCTCCGGCGACCAGGTGGACACGGTGGAGCTGTCCGGAGGAGCCAAGATCAACCGCATCTTTCACGAGCGCTTCCCCTTCGAGCTGGTCAAG ATGGAGTTTGACGAGAAGGACTTACGTCGGGAAATTAGTTACGCCATTAAGAACATCCATGGGATCAG GACGGGGCTCTTCACGCCGGACCTGGCCTTCGAGGCCATCGTGAAGAAGCAGATCGTGAAGCTGAAGGGGCCGTGCCTCAAGTGTGTCGACATGGTCATCCAGGAGCTTGTCAGCACGGTGCGGCAGTGCACCGTCAAG CTGGGGTCCTTTCCGAGGCTCCGGGAAGAGACTGAGAGAATCGTGACCACACACATCCGGGACCGAGAGAGCCGGGCCAAAGACCAG GTCTTGCTGCTTATTGAGGTCCAGCTTTCATACATCAACACAAACCATGAGGATTTCATTGGATTTGCAAA TGCTCAGCAGAGAAGCACCACAATGAGTCAGAAGAGCTCTGCGGGGAACCAG GGTGCAGCTCCGCCACCTCCCAGCCAAATT GTAATCCGGAAGGGCTGGCTGACCATCAACAACATCAGCATCATCAAAGGTGGGGCCAAGGAATACTGGTTTGTGCTGACAGCGGAGAGCCTGTCGTGGTTTAAGGATGACGAG gagaaggagaagaagtACATGCTGCCTCTGGACAACCTGAAGGTGCGCGACGTGGAGAAAGGATTCATGTCCAGCAAGCACATCTTCGCCATCTTTAACATTGAGCAGAG GAATGTCTATAAAGACTACCGCTTTCTGGAGCTAGCCTGTGACACCCAGGACGATGTGGACAGCTGGAAGGCCTCTCTGCTCCGTGCTGGGGTGTACCCCGAAAAAGTCTCA GCGGACGGCGAGAACTCCGGCCCTTCGGACTCCTTCTCCATGGACCCACAGCTGGAGCGGCAGGTGGAGACCATCCGGAATCTGGTGGACTCCTATATGGCCATCGTCAACAAGTGCATCCGAGACCTTATGCCCAAGACCATCATGCATCTCATGATCATCAAC GTAAAGGAGTTCATCAATGCCGAGCTGCTCGCCCAGCTCTACTCCACGGGGGACCAGAACGCTCTCATGGATGAGTCGCCGGAGCAGGCCCAGCGCCGGGACGAGGTCCTGCGCACACACCACGCCCTCACGGAGGCGCTGGCCATCATCGGTGACATCTCCACCTCCACCATCTCCAcacctctgccgccccctgttGACAGTTCGTGGCTACAGGCTGGCTCAGGTCGCAG GTCTCCTCCCCTCAGCCCAACCGCTTCCAAGAGGTTCCCCTCTGGCCCCCGGGCCCCTGCTCGCGGCCCTGCCCCTACAGCGCCCCCCGTACCCTCTCGTCCGGGCCCCCCTGGCCCCTTCAATAACAGCTCAGATGCTTTCCAGCCCCCGCAGGTGCCCAATCGCCCCAACCGAGCCCCTCCCAGTATTCCCAG TTAG